The genomic interval AGTAGTAAGTTGTCCTGTGAAGTACAGGTTTTTGACTTTTTTACTTTTCATCGCCGGTTTCAGGATCGCTGTTTGGTCCAGCGTGTTGGCCAAACCATATGCGTTTCCTTTGTAGGCGTGATAGTCTTCTATGAAGTCGCGATGAGCATATGAGCGCTGATAAACAATGTGCTCACGAATCTTTTGACCCGTATGCTCTTCGAGGCGATCCAATACGATATTCAAATAGTGCTCCCGAGTATCCTCTTCCTCCTTCAAGCCGGGCGCGGTCGGAATCAAAATGAACACGTTTTCCATTCCCTCTGGGGCACTCAGGGGGTCCGTTTTACTCACGCAGCTCACATAAAACAATGGCTTCGTAGGCCATTTGGGGTCCTCGTAAATTTCTTTCCCATGCGCGTCGAGACTTTCGTCAAAGAACAGCGTATGGTGTAACAAACCGTCCAATGGCTTGTCGACGCCGAGGTAAAAAAGCAAGCTACTCGGGGCCATTTTTCTATTGTCCCAATACTTTTCGGAATACATGCGCCCTTCGGGCGGAAGCAGATTTTGCTCGACATGGTGGTAATCCGCACCGGCAATCACCACATCGGCATCATAGGCCTGCTCAATGGTATATACTCGGTTCGCCATACCTTTGTGTATGGCAATGCGCGTAACCTCCTTATCGTATTCGAACTTCACCCCTTTCTCTTCGGCTAGTTTCACCATTGCTCGAACGATCTCATACATACCCCCTTTAGGGTACCATGTACCACCTACCATGTCGGCGTAGTTCATAAGGCTGTATAGGGCCGGGGTATCCTTTGGCATTGCACCCAAGAACAAAACGGGGAACTCGAGCAGCGAGCGTAGTTTGGGGTTCGCGAATTTCTTGTGAATGACTTTCCGGATGGAGCTGAACAACTGTAGCTGCACCACTCCTTTCGCTACGCGCCAATCGGCAAACTCCAACAGCGAGCGGCCGGGTTTGCGAACCAAGTCGTTGATTCCGACCTCATATTTGTAAGCGGCGTCATCCAAAAAACTCTTTAGCTCAGCCGAGCTTCCCGGCTCTAATCGATCGAACAAAGCGTAAAGATCTTCGAGTTGAGCAGATAGATCAACGAAATCTCCCTTCCCGAAATATACCCTGTACGAAGGATCGAGCCGGTCGAGTTCGTAGTAGTCGGATACTTTGCGACCGAAATGCTCAAAGTACTGTTCAAACACATCGGGCATCCAATACCAGCTTGGCCCCATATCAAAGGTGAACCCGGCCGTTTCGAACCTGCGAGCTCGCCCCCCTGGACCTTCGTTCTTTTCGAGAACGGTCACCTCAAATCCAGCCTCAGCCAAATGCGTGGCTGCGGAAAGACCGGCAAAGCCAGATCCAATTACGATCGCTTTCTTTTCCATTGTTTCTTAGTAGCGGTAGTCCTTCAGCTTCTCCATGAGCTTCTTGCGAGCCAAGAATATGCGGCTTTTAACCGTTCCCAATGGAATATTCAAGATCTCGGCGATCTCTTCGTACTTGTAACCCTCGTAATGCATCATGAAGGTATCGACATAGTTTTTGTCGACACTTTGAATCTGCTCCATAAGGTAGTTTTGATTCACTACCGAGTCGGTCTTGGACTCTTTGTTCGCCTCTTTCTGATTCAAGAAATAGTTGTTGTCCGTGCTATCGACAAAGGTGTTACGCGATTTTTGTTTGCGGTATTTGTTAATGAACGTATTCCGCATGATCGTATACAGCCAACCTTTGATATTCGTTCCCGGCATGTATTTATCCTGGTTCGCGATGGCCTTTAAAAAAGTATCTTGAGTAAGGTCATTTGCCTCCTCTACGTCCTTGGTAAGGTTCATGGCCAATCGCTTGAGGAATTGCGTGTGATCCACCATGAGGTTACCGAATTCTGCTGTTGTCATTATGCTGAAAGGTTTGTTTAACGTTTGCATCTCAAAATTAAACAACGCATCCCGAATAACAATGGATTGTGTAACTAATTTAACAAATCATTAAACAAATTTTGTTTTTGACTGATTCTCTGATAGTTACACACTTTCATTAATTTCCGAAAGTATAATATGTATCTTTGAGAACGATTTTTTAGATTCGTAATCACTACGATTTTAGCACGAGTATGATTGATTTAAGAGAATCTCAAAGAGTTAAGGCACTATTAGAAAACAGTCCTGAGAATTTCGAACAGATCATTGAAGAAACCTCTCTGGCCATTTGCGTTACCAACCAACACGGTAACTATTCGGCCGTTAATGAGAACTACCTCAGATTATACGGTTATGAGCGGGACGAGATGATCGGAGCTTCGTTTTTGATCGTAGTCCCGGAAGACGACCAAGATCGACTGCAGGACCTTCATGACATTTTCATGAAGCTCAAGGACGAGATCATGCGAAATTGGGAAGTCAAGAACAAGGACGGACACACCTTTACCATTTCAGCTGATGCGGGGTTTTCTCCGGACATCATGGGGCAACCACACAAGGTCACCTTCATTTGGCCCGATGACGAATCTGATCAACGCCGGATGCGCGAACGATAAATCTTCTTATTGGTATTACAGTATAGCGTCGACCAAGTGACGCAGATTATCGATGATGGTCACATTACCCGGGCGATTCAGTTCTTGAAGGAAAGACACGTTACCCGAGATGATTATCGATTTCGACGGAAACGCCTCAGCCAATTGATTTACATAAACTTGGGATTCCTCTTGGCAAGCAGGCTCGGTCAAAAATGTCATCAAGGCGTGTGGTGACGTGATCTCCGCAACGCTCTTGAGGTCGTGAAAGGGGATACCCTGTCCTAGATAAATGCACTGCTTCCCTTTACTCTTTAGGATATACGTAGACAACAGTGTCAATAGCTCGTTGAATTCCGACTCGGGCAAAAAGAGCAGAAACTTCTCACTGTCGCCTGATGCCAGCGGTATAGCGTCAATTGCAACCAGTACTTTTTGTCGAATGAGGTTCGTAATGAAGTGCTCCTGTGCACAACTCACCTCTCCGGTTCGCCACATGATCCCTATACGTTGTAAGAACGGATAGATCAGTTCGAGTATGGTTCCCTCGAATCCTCTCTTGAGCAAACTCGTTGAAAAGATCTTCTCGAACTTGAGTTCATCAAGCTCCAGCATTGCCATGATCAGACCATTGATCTTAACCTTCAGCGCCTCTGTTGAGGCTTCGTTTTCAAAGCACGCATAGATCGCGTGTACCTCGGCATTGAACTCTTCCTGAGAGTACTTCGAGATTTTCGAGATCTTGTGCCCGTTGTTTGCGAGCAAACTAACGTTCAATAGCATCTTCAGCTGATCCTCGTCGTAATAGCGAATGTTGCTATCGGTCCTATGAGGATTAAGCAAACCATAGCGCTGTTCCCACACCCTAATGGTGTGCGCTTTGATACCGGAGAACTTCTCCAAATCTTTTATGGAGTAGGTGACCATAGGTCTTTTGTTCAAGTTTAGTTAAATAAAATTAAAAAAATCTTCAGTTTCCTTCAACAGCCTGTACCTAATTTCGTTCACAACCGCTTGTGAAAAAAGGCTAAAATCTCTGCCATCAGAGATTTAGGGTAGTGCATTTAAAACAATAAGGATTAGAGAAGGTTCAAGATCGACCCAAATCAAGGCTTTAACTGTGGGTCGTTCATCGAGGAAGTATCGGTAAGCGTCATGATAAAGGTCAGGATCGCCGAGCGGTCCGAATGGCTGAGCTGAAAGCTCCTTATACGCGAATCCTGCAATTGGTTGCCGTTACCCCCATTTTCATAATGCACGAGTACCGATTCTAGATCAACTGCACTACCATCGTGAAAATATGGTCTTGTGACTGCAACGTTCCGAAGCGTCGGTGTTTTGAATTTACCACGATCGAGCGAATCGAGCGTAACTCGTGAACGACCCGGATCGAAATCGCCCCATTGCCAGCGTCCGTTATTGTGGAATAGTAAGTCCGTAAAGAGTGGCGGGACGTGGCATTCACTACAAGCCAAGGAATCTGAAAAGAAGAGGTCTTGTCCACGAGCCTCAACTTCAGTGAGCGCCTCATTGCCAGTCTCTACTCGATCCCACTTGCTACGTGCGCTAATGAGGCTGCGTTGATAAGCGCCCAGCGAGCGAGTTACTCCATACATATCCGGTTCTTTGCCATAGACGGACATGAACCGATCGCGGTAGTACGCATCGCGCCGTAGGCGCAGAATTAGAGAATCGGCCCGCATGTTCATTTCATCGGGATTCTCTAATGGCGCAAGCACCTGTTTTTCGAGGCTTGTTGTACCGCCATCCCAATGCCATGAGGTAAAGAAACCCACGTTCAGCAATGAGGGTGGATGGCGAAAGAAGCGCGTACCCTCGGTGCCCATGATCAAGTCTTCATTGACCGTCCAAGCCGTTGCTGGCTGGTGACAGGTGGCGCAACTGACGTTTCGGTTATTACTTAATAGCGGTTCAAAGAAGAGTTCTTTTCCCAGTTCTGCCCGTTCGGCGTTCCAGGGATTGTCATCGACCGCGGAAATACCTGGCCAGCCGGCCGGAATCGCGGGTCTATTCAACTTAGGAGTTTCGGTGCGGCTACAGGCCACCACAGCGAACAGCAACACTATGAGAGCCGCGCGAGACACGATCTTATTCTAAGCCAAAGCTGGCAACGGCGTTCTCGGTGATCCGACGAGCGAGGTCCATATCATCCATGGTGTGTGTGGCATCGTCGATAAAAACGTCGATCGGGTCGGCCGGATTGTAGAGTACGTTCTGCAAATCGAAGTTGATATCGATGGTGTGTTGGCTACCATCCGAGACTTTTACATCGATCGGGAAGCTTTGAATTTCGCGATACAGCGTGTCCGTACCCACGTGGTATACCAATAGATGATCGAAGTTATTCGACTGGGTGCTATCGACTCGCCCTTCGTAGATCATGAAACGGTAACGAGATGCCCAGGTCCAATACATGTTTTGCTGAGCGCTCAAGGGATGCTGTGCATCGGCGGGATCGAGCTCATTGAGTTCTTCGGGCAAGCCCAACCACATCTTGAACTGGCTGTAATTACCAGCGGGAACCTCAAACTCAAAAGAGGTAGCATCTGCGTCGGAATCGACCAAGACAACATCCTTCAGCTCTTTGGTGCCGCCGCAATCGCATACCAATTGCAGCTGAGATAGGTACATTTTCAGGAGAGTAACTTGATGGTCGTTACCATTGAACGCAAAAGTCTCATTAGTTCCGATAGTCTGATTTTGAGCTACGAAATTGACGCGAAGGGTCAGAGTACCGGTGCCTGGTTCTTCATCTTTGTTACATCCTATGAATATCGTGGAAGCCGAAAGTGTAAGGAGAATGAGTAGTTTTTTCATGATTGAAGAGTTTTAAGACCGGCAAAGGAGGTAGTGTGGACTACGTATACAGGCTTAATAACGTTGGAAAGGTACAAAAGAGTTCATCTCCGTTCAGTACCAAGAGTCCCGTTTGGAGCTGATTTCATCTTTAGGCTCCCCAATTTGCCCCATTAGATTGAACTCCGGCGTTTGCTCAATCGAGTGCATGATTTGATCCAGGATATCCTCAACCGGGGCTTCGTAATCGATATCCAAGGGATCTTTAATC from Flavobacteriales bacterium carries:
- a CDS encoding RNA polymerase sigma factor, yielding MTTAEFGNLMVDHTQFLKRLAMNLTKDVEEANDLTQDTFLKAIANQDKYMPGTNIKGWLYTIMRNTFINKYRKQKSRNTFVDSTDNNYFLNQKEANKESKTDSVVNQNYLMEQIQSVDKNYVDTFMMHYEGYKYEEIAEILNIPLGTVKSRIFLARKKLMEKLKDYRY
- a CDS encoding PAS domain S-box protein; this translates as MIDLRESQRVKALLENSPENFEQIIEETSLAICVTNQHGNYSAVNENYLRLYGYERDEMIGASFLIVVPEDDQDRLQDLHDIFMKLKDEIMRNWEVKNKDGHTFTISADAGFSPDIMGQPHKVTFIWPDDESDQRRMRER
- the crtI gene encoding phytoene desaturase, whose product is MEKKAIVIGSGFAGLSAATHLAEAGFEVTVLEKNEGPGGRARRFETAGFTFDMGPSWYWMPDVFEQYFEHFGRKVSDYYELDRLDPSYRVYFGKGDFVDLSAQLEDLYALFDRLEPGSSAELKSFLDDAAYKYEVGINDLVRKPGRSLLEFADWRVAKGVVQLQLFSSIRKVIHKKFANPKLRSLLEFPVLFLGAMPKDTPALYSLMNYADMVGGTWYPKGGMYEIVRAMVKLAEEKGVKFEYDKEVTRIAIHKGMANRVYTIEQAYDADVVIAGADYHHVEQNLLPPEGRMYSEKYWDNRKMAPSSLLFYLGVDKPLDGLLHHTLFFDESLDAHGKEIYEDPKWPTKPLFYVSCVSKTDPLSAPEGMENVFILIPTAPGLKEEEDTREHYLNIVLDRLEEHTGQKIREHIVYQRSYAHRDFIEDYHAYKGNAYGLANTLDQTAILKPAMKSKKVKNLYFTGQLTTPGPGVPPSLISGQVAAGEAMKDYKIALDETFV
- a CDS encoding MerR family transcriptional regulator, whose amino-acid sequence is MVTYSIKDLEKFSGIKAHTIRVWEQRYGLLNPHRTDSNIRYYDEDQLKMLLNVSLLANNGHKISKISKYSQEEFNAEVHAIYACFENEASTEALKVKINGLIMAMLELDELKFEKIFSTSLLKRGFEGTILELIYPFLQRIGIMWRTGEVSCAQEHFITNLIRQKVLVAIDAIPLASGDSEKFLLFLPESEFNELLTLLSTYILKSKGKQCIYLGQGIPFHDLKSVAEITSPHALMTFLTEPACQEESQVYVNQLAEAFPSKSIIISGNVSFLQELNRPGNVTIIDNLRHLVDAIL